CGGGGTGGGGGGGGCAGTCAGAGGACCTAGATGTCTGACACCAACATCCGCAGCTTCCGGTCTCTGCTCAGTCACTACTGGACCTGAGAAGCTGGGTGCAGAGATGGtgggtgacctgcccacctctgAAGGTCACTAGTTTTTGAAGTCAGAATACCGCCCATGCACTGTGGGCCTAAGCAGGTTATGAGGGTCTCCGCAGAGACCCAGAGGCATGCTCTAGAAATTGCTGTGACCCTGGAGCAGAAACATGTGGCAGTCCCCAGCAGGGCTCACCTACACTGCTCTCCTCACTTAACACGCCTCAGGAAAGGCAAAATGGCAGCTTTACAAAACgaagttttattccattttcccttctcccctcttaATTCTCACAGATCTCTGCGGTGAATGCTTTTAACCTGTCAACTGtgatgaaacaaacagaaaaccaaagcccTGGCTTCTTTGAGGTGCAACTAAATGACCGAGAAGGTGTTACCTAAGACCTCTACGGCCATTTGTATCTGGCCCTGTGTAGAGTGGGCTCTGCAAGACCCTGCCTCACTTTCCCACTAAGAggccttggacttcccagctcccAGAGACTATAGAGATCGCCTCTGAGGCCTCCTGTCACGATTTCCTAAGGTGAGGAACTTCATTTGCCCAACGGAGGCCCACGTTCTGCCTGTTTGATCTACTGTCTTCCCAAGGATCTGACCTCGGGGACCAGCGTCTGCCCACGTGTCCGACGAAAACAATGTAAAGGAACTACTGAGTCTGGACAGAAAATCCAGACACACCATGCAGCTTCTAAGAGGACCGAGTGCCCTCATTGGCATAGAGTGAGTCTCCTGTGGACATGGACAGGGAACAGCTCGATTAAGCCCAGATTCACAAAATTCCGCCCACACCCCGTGACCCCGGGAATTTTGGCTTAGGGGCAGGATGTGGGGGTTACCACTGTGCTGGTGGAGGTGGCGTGGGCCCGACCGGCAGCCCCAGCGCAGTTCTCCCCACGTTTGCCCGCAGAACCCCGGCGAGGCCGAGGTGGTCATTTCCCTCGCTAGCCGGAGGGCCGCGCCGGGTGAGGCCGGTTTGGGCGCGAAGCACGGGCGTGTGGCCCTCCACTTCCGCAAAGGCCGGGCGCTCTCAGGACCGCGAGCCCTGAGCGTCCACCTGATGACCCCTGGCCTCGGGACCGACGCCCCGTccctcctgccctgcctccccGCGCCACGCAGGGCCCCGGTCACGCGCAGGAAGAGCCGGACCGTCACAGCCCCCAAGCCGGCGCCAAGGAAAGCGGCCGCAGCCCGGCCAGTCCGGATAGGCCAACTGGCCGAAGTCGGCAGAGCTCAAGATGGCACCGCAGCAGGGGACCTGACTTGTCAACCGGCCCCGTGTTTTGTTGGGAGCCCAACCGGAAGCGCCTTCCCCGCTCTAATGCCGGAGGGGGAGCACGGAGGGCAAGCGGTACAGCTTCTTCCAAGTGCTGATGTGGGTGGCTCTGAAAAGAGCCTTTTGGATACGATGGAACCTCCGACCGAACGCGCACTTCTTAAGCCCGCTCACCACGGATGCGGCGGGCCAGCTGGATGTCCTTGGGCATGATGGTCACGCGCTTGGCGTGGATGGCGCACAGGTTCGTGTCTTCGAACAGCCCCACCAGGTAGGCCTCGCTGGCCTCCTGCAGCGCCATCACGGCAGAACTCTGGAAGCGCAGGTCCGTCTTAAAGTCCTGCGCGATCTCGCGTACCAGCCGCTGGAAGGGCAGCTTGCGGATCAGCAGCTCCGTGGACTTCTGGTAGCGCCGGATCTCCCGCAGGGCCACGGTGCCGGGCCGGTAGCGGTGCGGCTTCTTCACCCCGCCCGTGGCCGGCGCGCTCTTGCGGGCCGCCTTGGTGGCCAGCTGCTTCCTCGGGGCCTTGCCGCCGGTCGACTTGCGGGCAGTCTGCTTAGTACGGGCCATAGCGAACCAAAACACAAGCTTACCAGCGCAGCGGCGGGGAGAGAAACGAGCTGCTGGCCCCGCGGCAGCCGTCTTTATAAGCACAGTCTTTTCCCGATTGGGCGGAACAAGAATTGAAAATCCCGCGCTGGCTGTCCATTGGCTGTGACGTCACCCGTCCTAAAGTCACCGGTTGGCTTGGGCAGAGTCCTCCCTAATCCCGCCCACCCGCCTCACTTTCTACTTTCCAGTTGGCCAAGTTTTGCAAGCttgtttttccccctttccttcaGGGTGAAAGTCGTTTTCCGTTGCAGTTTTGTCAGATTGTTCCCTGTCCGCCCTTCGCTTCCTTTCTTGTTGCGCCCAGCGGCTCCGGCATGGAACCTCATTCTTCCATTTGCCCCCAGCCTCCAGTTGCTACTTGGCGGATCGTTTTTCGCCTGTCGGGTACCTTTTGGGTGGGAGAGGTGCCCGCCCCCAGATTCCGCCTCCGAGACCCTTACTCTCCGCCGCCAAGGCGCTTtgggaaacaaaacagaaactaagACTTAAGTCAGCTCCGTGAAGCCAAGACCCAGCTCCGCCACACTGGCGAGCACTACCCGCTCAGGGTCCTCCCCATCGGGGGTGGGGGCAAGGAGCACGTCCCGCTAGTGCTAGGCTAGGTCTAAGTGCCCGGCCATGGCCTGCGGAAACCACTGGGGAAGCGCGCGCTCCGGGCGCAACACTTTAAGCGCCTTGGGTACTGCCCGCGGCGCTGGTGTTTGTGACTGTGTGGAGTGGACCGTGGCGGCACCCAGGATGTTTGGTGCCTCCACCTGCGCTGGGAAGTCCTAGGAGTGGGGACCCACTCATCGATGACCCAAGGCAGTTACGTGACCCACTCATCGATGACCCAAGGCAGTTACGTGCTCCAGATGCAAGACggcacacgcgcgcgcacacacacacacacacacccgttCCGTCCCGTCCGCTGCAGGTTCGCCGTTTACTACTGAGAAACGCTGGACTGAGAGGAACCGGCATTAGCAACTCTTTTATTTGAAAACGTGGGTGGCTCTGAAAAGAGCCTTTTGAGTTCACAGGTGCCCCTTCGAGACGCGGGCCGGGCTGAGCCCACTTGGGCCGGACGTCAGCCTCacttgccctttgccttgtggtGACTCTCCGTCTTCTTAGGGAGCAGCACGGCCTGGATGTTAGGCAGGACGCCGCCCTGGGCGATGGTGACTTTGCCCAGCAGCTTGTTCAGTTCCTCGTCGTTGCGGATGGCCAGCTGGAGGTGACGAGGGATGATGCGCGTCTTCTTGTTGTCCCGAGCCGCGTTGCCCGCCAGCTCCAGGATCTCGGCGGTCAGGTACTCGAGGACCGCGGCCATGTAGACTGGAGCGCCGGCCCCCACCCGCTCCGCGTAGTTGCCTTTGCGCAGCAAGCGGTGCACTCGCCCTACCGGGAACTGGAGGCCAGCGCGGGACGAGCGCGACTTGGCCTTGGCGCGGGCCTTGCCTCCTTGCTTGCCACGACCAGACATCACAGCGATAGTAGTCACCGAGTGAAACTCCTGCCTGGCGACCGGAAAAGTCACCGAAAACGCCGCCGCTTCACCCTTTTATAGACAGAACGGCGATTGTCCACGGAGCACTTTGATTGGCTCAAGCAAATTTTGTCCCGATAGCCAATAGGATAGCTCAGCCAGAATCCACTCATTTACATAATCTCGTCTCTCTCGCATTGGGCGCCGCGAAAAACTCGCGAACCGCAACGCAGCGTCACGCGCACGGCCTCTGTAAGTGCACAGTCGTTTCCGGTAGAGCCCGAGACCAAGGTTCTGCCTGCGTTCTCGGCGGGTGAGAGTCGGTCTTGGGTCTGGCCGTGCCTGAACCTGCAAAGTCCGCGCCGGCTCCCAAGAAGGGCGCCAAGAAAGCCGTCACCAAAGCCCAGAAGAAAGACGGCAAGAAGCGCAAGCGCAGCCGCAAGGAGAGCTACTCCATCTGCATGTACAAGGTGCTGAAGCAGGTCCACCCCGACACCGGCATCTCGTCCAAGGCCGTGGGCATCATGAACTCCTTCGCCAACGACATCTTCGAGCGCATCGCGGGAGAGGCGTCCCGCCTGGCGCACTACAACAAGCGCTCCACCATCACGTCCCGCGAGAGCCAGACGGCCCTGCGCCTGCTGCTGCCCGGCGAGCTGGCCCAAGCACGCCTTGTCC
This region of Macaca fascicularis isolate 582-1 chromosome 1, T2T-MFA8v1.1 genomic DNA includes:
- the LOC123569745 gene encoding histone H2A type 2-A; this encodes MSGRGKQGGKARAKAKSRSSRAGLQFPVGRVHRLLRKGNYAERVGAGAPVYMAAVLEYLTAEILELAGNAARDNKKTRIIPRHLQLAIRNDEELNKLLGKVTIAQGGVLPNIQAVLLPKKTESHHKAKGK
- the LOC135971426 gene encoding histone H3, translated to MARTKQTARKSTGGKAPRKQLATKAARKSAPATGGVKKPHRYRPGTVALREIRRYQKSTELLIRKLPFQRLVREIAQDFKTDLRFQSSAVMALQEASEAYLVGLFEDTNLCAIHAKRVTIMPKDIQLARRIRGERA